A genomic region of Chelonia mydas isolate rCheMyd1 chromosome 9, rCheMyd1.pri.v2, whole genome shotgun sequence contains the following coding sequences:
- the LOC102936669 gene encoding LOW QUALITY PROTEIN: uncharacterized protein LOC102936669 (The sequence of the model RefSeq protein was modified relative to this genomic sequence to represent the inferred CDS: deleted 2 bases in 1 codon), whose amino-acid sequence MDEMYLLNMEGVKKKILHGGRGELPQFKDGSKLTFHFQTLKDDFERTVIDDSRQAGIPMEIIVGKLFKIEVWETLLTSMRIGEVAEFWCDAIHTGMYALVSKGMRRIAEGKDPLEGQKHRCGMGNMFDYHSTGYADLDELQRDPQPLIFIMELFKVDDPSSYKRDTWAMNKEEKLSAVPVLHSEGNRLVLLKRYQEAAAKYQEAVICLRNVQAKEKPWAEDWLSLEKLITPLVLNYCQCQLELGEYYEVLEHTTDLLQKNNENVKAYFKRAKAHAAVWNEEAAREDFLRVAQLDPSLAAAVKKELRLLGERMREKHVEDRQRYQGLFQQPQLKGATEGKGQWGGDGNAGVGRQEGGDSGENREETGLGTESSTAREEEQDQRISGAEAGTRETGLGEENTQAKREQALGESGAETGLGEESARAEREEPGKGPDQGNSGVDGGMEETGSGEGNIEAEREEPGEGTDQGNSGVDGGMEETGSGEGNIEAEKEEPGEGTDQGNSGVDGGMEETGLGEGNIEAEREEPGEGTDQGNSGVDGGMEETGLGEGNIEAEKEEPGEGTDQGNSGVDGGMEETGSGEGNIEAEREEPGKGPDQGNSGVDGGMEETGSGEGNIEAEKEEPGEGTDQGNSRVDGGMEETGSGEGNIEAEREELGEGTDQGNSGVDGAGRGQGNLGTEETGLGEGFSRAEGKNKPR is encoded by the exons ATGGATGAAATGTACCTGCTTAACATGGAAGGAGTCAAGAAAAAGATTTTACATGGAGGCCGTGGGGAGCTGCCGCAATTCAAAGATGGGAGCAAG CTCACATTCCACTTTCAGACGCTAAAAGACGATTTTGAGCGCACGGTGATAGACGACAGTCGGCAGGCTGGCATCCCCATGGAGATCATCGTGGGGAAGCTGTTCAAAATTGAGGTGTGGGAGACCTTGCTAACCTCCATGAGGATCGGAGAAGTGGCGGAGTTCTGGTGTGATGCTATT CACACAGGCATGTACGCGCTGGTCTCCAAGGGCATGAGGAGGATTGCGGAGGGCAAGGACCCCTTGGAGGGGCAGAAGCACCGCTGTGGGATGGGGAACATGTTCGACTACCACAGCACGGGCTATGCGGACCTGGATGAGCTGCAGAGGGACCCCCAGCCTCTCATCTTCATCATGGAGCTTTTCAAA GTGGACGATCCCTCGTCCTATAAACGGGATACCTGGGCCATGAACAAAGAGGAGAAGCTGTCGGCGGTGCCCGTGTTGCACAGTGAGGGCAACCGGCTGGTCCTGCTCAAGAGGTACCAGGAAGCAGCGGCGAAGTATCAGGAAGCAGTCATCTGCCTGCGGAACGTCCAGGCCAAG gagaagccctgggcTGAAGATTGGTTGAGCCTGGAGAAACTCATCACGCCCCTTGTGCTGAATTACTGCCAGTgtcagctggagctgggggagtACTATGAGGTCTTAGAGCACACCACCGACCTCCTCCAGAAGAACAATG AGAACGTGAAGGCTTACTTCAAGCGCGCAAAGGCCCATGCTGCTGTCTGGAATGAGGAGGCGGCGCGAGAAGACTTCCTGAGGGTGGCTCAACTGGACCCGTCACTGGCAGCAGCTGTGAAGAAAGAGCTGAGGCTGttgggggagaggatgagagaaaaacATGTGGAAGATCGGCAGAGATACCAGGGCctcttccagcagcctcagctcaAAGGGGCAACagaagggaaggggcagtggggaggagatgggaatgCTGGAGttggcaggcaggagggaggagattCTGGGGAAAATAGAGAGGAGACAGGACTGGGAACAGAGAGCTCCACAGCTAGGGAGGAAGAACAAGACCAAAGGATTTCTGGAGCAGAGGCGGGTACCAGAGAGACAGGACTTGGAGAAGAGAACACACAGGCAAAGAGGGAACAAGCCCTGGGAGAGTCTGGGGCAGAGACAGGACTTGGGGAAGAGAGTGCCAGAGCAGAGAGGGAAGAACCAGGGAAAGGACCAGACCAAGGGAATTCTGGGGTCGATGGCGGGATGGAGGAGACAGGATCGGGAGAAGGGAACATAGAAGCAGAGAGGGAAGAGCCAGGGGAAGGAACAGACCAAGGGAATTCTGGGGTCGATGGTGGGATGGAGGAGACAGGATCGGGAGAAGGGAACATAGAAGCAGAGAAGGAAGAGCCAGGGGAAGGAACAGACCAAGGGAATTCTGGGGTCGATGGCGGGATGGAGGAGACAGGATTGGGAGAAGGGAACATAGAAGCAGAGAGGGAAGAGCCAGGGGAAGGAACAGACCAAGGGAATTCTGGGGTCGATGGCGGGATGGAGGAGACAGGATTGGGAGAAGGGAACATAGAAGCAGAGAAGGAAGAGCCAGGGGAAGGAACAGACCAAGGGAATTCTGGGGTCGATGGCGGGATGGAGGAGACAGGATCGGGAGAAGGGAACATAGAAGCAGAGAGGGAAGAGCCAGGGAAAGGACCAGACCAAGGGAATTCTGGGGTCGATGGCGGGATGGAGGAGACAGGATCGGGAGAAGGGAACATAGAAGCAGAGAAGGAAGAGCCAGGGGAAGGAACAGACCAAGGGAATTCTAGGGTCGATGGCGGGATGGAGGAGACAGGATCGGGAGAAGGGAACATAGAAGCAGAGAGGGAAGAGCTAGGGGAAGGAACAGACCAAGGGAATTCTGGGGTTGATGGAGCAGGGAGAGGCCAAGGAAACTTGGGGACAGAGGAGACAGGCCTTGGAGAAGGATTTTCCAGAGCAGAG GGAAAGAACAAGCCAAGGTGA